A part of Candidatus Nezhaarchaeota archaeon genomic DNA contains:
- the mcrG gene encoding coenzyme-B sulfoethylthiotransferase subunit gamma, whose translation MSEYKPQFYPGMSLIAQNRRKYMDSSYQLKRLRSISDEDIVRLLGHRAPGEAYKTVHPPLEEMGEPDCPIRKIVEPTPGAKAGDRIRYIQFTDSVYFAPLHPVIRCWVYHNRWRGVDPGSLSGRTPLEGRERDIELISKDLLETELFDPARVGVRGASVHGHALRLDENGLMFDMQKRYIYDREKGEVVYVKDQTGRPLDKPIYVGKPLPEGELKKMTTIFRADYISMKDDPELLEFVQRIHWLRTLAGANPDLAKGI comes from the coding sequence ATGTCTGAATATAAGCCTCAATTCTACCCCGGCATGAGTCTAATAGCTCAAAATAGAAGGAAGTACATGGATTCAAGTTATCAGCTCAAGAGGCTTAGAAGCATAAGTGACGAGGACATTGTTAGGCTTCTAGGTCATAGAGCTCCAGGTGAAGCCTACAAGACCGTGCATCCACCATTAGAGGAGATGGGTGAACCTGACTGTCCAATAAGGAAGATTGTCGAACCAACACCTGGAGCCAAGGCCGGTGACAGAATTAGATATATTCAGTTCACAGACTCCGTCTACTTTGCACCGCTACACCCAGTTATAAGGTGCTGGGTTTACCATAACAGGTGGAGAGGCGTAGATCCTGGATCACTTTCAGGCAGGACTCCATTAGAAGGTAGGGAAAGAGACATAGAACTTATATCAAAGGATCTACTTGAAACGGAGCTCTTTGATCCAGCAAGAGTTGGCGTTAGAGGGGCCTCAGTTCACGGTCACGCTTTAAGGCTTGATGAGAACGGCTTGATGTTCGACATGCAGAAAAGGTACATATACGACCGTGAGAAGGGAGAAGTGGTCTACGTTAAAGATCAAACCGGTAGACCTCTTGATAAGCCGATTTACGTTGGTAAACCGCTACCTGAAGGGGAGCTAAAGAAGATGACAACCATATTCAGGGCAGACTACATATCAATGAAGGATGACCCTGAGCTCCTAGAGTTCGTGCAGAGAATACACTGGCTGAGAACCTTAGCTGGTGCAAACCCCGATTTAGCAAAAGGTATTTAA